A stretch of the Vigna radiata var. radiata cultivar VC1973A chromosome 7, Vradiata_ver6, whole genome shotgun sequence genome encodes the following:
- the LOC106765818 gene encoding cytochrome P450 71A1: MALKQRTFEQMEEAFSSTFYLALSFFIGVLLFFKLARRSKPKTNLNLPPSPPKLPFIGNLHQFGTLPHRALRDLSLKYGDIMMLQLGQMQTPTLVVSSVDLVTEITKAHDLAFSDRPQNTSSKILLYGCTDVGFSLYGENWRLKRKICVLELLTTKRVQSFRVIREEEAGELVKKLREASTNDVSYVNLSEMIMSTTNSIVCKCALGRKFAGDGYSRVKVLAREAMIHIAAFTVRDYFPWLGWVDVVTGKIQKYKATAAAMDALFEEAIAERLRTRREGEHSKMKDFLDILLNHHEDNTLGYEFTKNDIKSLITDMFLGGTDTTAATLEWAMSELMRNPSTMNKVQEEVRRVVGDKSKVEENDVNEMRFLKCVVKETIRLHPPTPLLAPRVTMSDVKLNGYDIPAKTTVYINAWAMQMDPKLWDRPQEFLPERFENSDFDFKNQENFHFIPFGFGRRGCPGMSFAISSIEYVLANLLYWFDWKLPETDTGTLDIDMSEIFGLVVSKKLPLLLKPKAFSS, translated from the exons ATGGCTCTTAAACAGAGGACTTTTGAGCAAATGGAAGAAGCATTCTCTTCTACCTTCTATCTTGCTCTTTCCTTCTTCATCGGTGTTCTGTTATTCTTTAAGCTCGCAAGAAGATCCAAACCCAAAACCAATCTGAATCTGCCACCATCTCCCCCAAAGCTCCCATTCATAGGCAATCTGCATCAGTTTGGGACACTGCCACATCGAGCTCTTCGAGATCTCTCTCTAAAATATGGAGATATAATGATGTTGCAGTTGGGACAGATGCAAACTCCAACCCTCGTCGTTTCATCTGTAGATTTGGTCACCGAAATAACCAAAGCACATGACCTAGCCTTTTCGGACCGACCCCAAAACACTTCCTCTAAAATCTTACTCTATGGATGCACAGATGTTGGCTTCTCACTCTATGGAGAAAACTGGAgactgaaaagaaaaatatgtgtTCTTGAACTTTTGACCACCAAAAGGGTGCAATCATTTCGAGTCATCAGAGAAGAAGAAGCTGGGGAGTTGGTGAAAAAGTTACGTGAAGCAAGCACGAACGATGTCAGTTACGTGAATCTGAGTGAGATGATTATGTCAACAACAAATAGTATCGTGTGTAAATGTGCTCTTGGAAGGAAGTTTGCAGGAGATGGTTACAGCAGAGTGAAAGTGTTGGCAAGGGAAGCCATGATTCATATTGCAGCTTTCACTGTTAGAGATTACTTCCCTTGGCTGGGTTGGGTTGATGTTGTTACTGGAAAAATTCAGAAATACAAGGCCACAGCTGCAGCAATGGATGCTTTATTTGAGGAAGCAATTGCAGAACGTTTGAGGACGAGAAGAGAAGGTGAGCACTCCAAAATGAAAGATTTCTTGGATATTCTCCTCAACCATCACGAGGATAACACGCTGGGATACGAGTTCACCAAAAATGACATCAAATCACTGATAACG gACATGTTTCTGGGAGGTACCGACACAACTGCAGCCACATTAGAATGGGCCATGTCAGAACTTATGAGGAACCCAAGCACAATGAATAAAGTGCAAGAAGAAGTGAGGAGAGTAGTAGGTGATAAATCAAAGGTGGAAGAGAATGATGTGAATGAAATGCGATTTCTAAAATGTGTAGTTAAAGAAACTATAAGGTTGCACCCTCCAACTCCTCTTTTGGCTCCTCGAGTAACAATGTCTGATGTTAAACTAAATGGATACGATATTCCTGCAAAAACAACGGTATATATCAATGCATGGGCAATGCAAATGGATCCTAAACTTTGGGATCGTCCTCAAGAGTTTTTGCCAGAGAGATTTGAAAACagtgattttgatttcaaaaatCAAGAAAACTTTCACTTTATTCCATTTGGTTTTGGAAGAAGAGGATGTCCTGGAATGAGTTTTGCAATTAGTTCAATTGAGTATGTGCTTGCTAATCTTCTTTATTGGTTCGACTGGAAGTTGCCTGAAACTGATACTGGCACACTTGATATAGACATGAGCGAGATATTTGGACTTGTTGTCTCAAAGAAACTACCACTTCTCCTCAAACCAAAAGCCTTTTCATCTTAA
- the LOC106768749 gene encoding serine/threonine-protein kinase AFC2 isoform X1: MEMERVFEFPHSHMDRRPRKRARLGWDIPEVPKAQVGLFCGQDVGAISSYAPSRGPSEHTTCSLFVKAVAQNGSPPWRDDDKDGHYMFALGDNLTSRYKIHSKMGEGTFGQVLECWDRERKEMVAIKIVRGIKKYREAAMIEIEVLQQLGKHDKGGNRCVQIRNWFDYRNHICIVFEKLGPSLYDFLRKNNYRSFPIDLVREIGRQLLECIAFMHDLRMIHTDLKPENILLVSPEYVKVPDYKSSSRSPSTYFKRVPKSSAIKVIDFGSTTYERDDQTYIVSTRHYRAPEVILGLGWSYPCDIWSVGCILVELCTGEALFQTHENLEHLAMMERVLGPLPQHMLKRVDRNAEKYVRRGRLDWPEGATSRESIKAVMKLPRLQNLIMQHVDHSAGDLIHLLQGLLRFDPSERLTAKEALRYPFFMRDHFRR; the protein is encoded by the exons ATGGAGATGGAACGCGTTTTCGAATTTCCCCATTCTCATATGGATCGGCGACCGAGAAAGAGAGCGAGGTTGGGCTGGGACATTCCTGAGGTCCCTAAG GCTCAGGTAGGATTGTTTTGTGGACAAGATGTTGGGGCTATTTCAAGCTATGCTCCTTCAAGGGGTCCCTCAGAACATACCACTTGTTCCCTATTTGTTAAGGCTGTTGCTCAAAATGGTTCTCCCCCTTGGCGAGATGATGACAAAGATGGACATTACATGTTTGCGCTTGGAGATAATTTAACTTCTCGCT ATAAGATCCATAGCAAAATGGGTGAAGGAACTTTTGGACAGGTCTTAGAATGCTGGGACCGAGAAAGGAAGGAAATGGTTGCGATTAAAATTGTCCGGGGGATAAAGAAGTATCGAGAAGCGGCCATGATAGAAATTGAGGTGCTGCAACAGCTTGGTAAACATGACAAAGGAGGCAATCG TTGTGTGCAAATACGGAACTGGTTTGACTATCGTAATCATATCTGTATT GTGTTTGAGAAACTTGGACCAAGCTTATACGATTTTCTTCGGAAAAACAATTATCGCTCATTTCCCATTGATCTTGTCCGCGAGATTGGCAGACAACTATTGGAATGTATAGCAT TCATGCATGATTTGCGGATGATTCATACTGACCTGAAGCCTGAAAACATATTACTAGTTTCGCCAGAGTATGTCAAAGTGCCTGACTACAAG AGTTCGTCTAGATCACCAAGTACCTATTTCAAGAGAGTTCCCAAATCTAGCGCCATAAAGGTAATTGATTTTGGCAGCACCACTTACGAACGTGATGATCAGACTTACATTGTATCAACTCGTCATTATAGAGCGCCTGAAGTTATTCTTG GACTTGGCTGGAGCTATCCATGCGATATATGGAGTGTAGGATGTATATTGGTTGAATTATGCACG GGCGAAGCATTATTTCAGACTCATGAAAATTTAGAACATCTTGCTATGATGGAAAGGGTACTTGGTCCCTTACCGCAGCACATGTTGAAGAGAGTCGA CCGAAATGCTGAGAAGTATGTTAGGAGGGGTAGATTAGACTGGCCTGAGGGTGCAACCTCGCGGGAGAGTATCAAAGCTGTAATGAAGCTTCCTAGGTTACAG AACCTTATAATGCAGCATGTGGATCATTCAGCAGGCGATCTCATCCATCTGTTGCAGGGATTACTTAGATTTGATCCCTCTGAAAGACTTACAGCCAAGGAAGCCCTTAGATATCCCTTCTTTATGAGAGATCACTTCAGGAGataa
- the LOC106768749 gene encoding serine/threonine-protein kinase AFC2 isoform X2 yields the protein MGEGTFGQVLECWDRERKEMVAIKIVRGIKKYREAAMIEIEVLQQLGKHDKGGNRCVQIRNWFDYRNHICIVFEKLGPSLYDFLRKNNYRSFPIDLVREIGRQLLECIAFMHDLRMIHTDLKPENILLVSPEYVKVPDYKSSSRSPSTYFKRVPKSSAIKVIDFGSTTYERDDQTYIVSTRHYRAPEVILGLGWSYPCDIWSVGCILVELCTGEALFQTHENLEHLAMMERVLGPLPQHMLKRVDRNAEKYVRRGRLDWPEGATSRESIKAVMKLPRLQNLIMQHVDHSAGDLIHLLQGLLRFDPSERLTAKEALRYPFFMRDHFRR from the exons ATGGGTGAAGGAACTTTTGGACAGGTCTTAGAATGCTGGGACCGAGAAAGGAAGGAAATGGTTGCGATTAAAATTGTCCGGGGGATAAAGAAGTATCGAGAAGCGGCCATGATAGAAATTGAGGTGCTGCAACAGCTTGGTAAACATGACAAAGGAGGCAATCG TTGTGTGCAAATACGGAACTGGTTTGACTATCGTAATCATATCTGTATT GTGTTTGAGAAACTTGGACCAAGCTTATACGATTTTCTTCGGAAAAACAATTATCGCTCATTTCCCATTGATCTTGTCCGCGAGATTGGCAGACAACTATTGGAATGTATAGCAT TCATGCATGATTTGCGGATGATTCATACTGACCTGAAGCCTGAAAACATATTACTAGTTTCGCCAGAGTATGTCAAAGTGCCTGACTACAAG AGTTCGTCTAGATCACCAAGTACCTATTTCAAGAGAGTTCCCAAATCTAGCGCCATAAAGGTAATTGATTTTGGCAGCACCACTTACGAACGTGATGATCAGACTTACATTGTATCAACTCGTCATTATAGAGCGCCTGAAGTTATTCTTG GACTTGGCTGGAGCTATCCATGCGATATATGGAGTGTAGGATGTATATTGGTTGAATTATGCACG GGCGAAGCATTATTTCAGACTCATGAAAATTTAGAACATCTTGCTATGATGGAAAGGGTACTTGGTCCCTTACCGCAGCACATGTTGAAGAGAGTCGA CCGAAATGCTGAGAAGTATGTTAGGAGGGGTAGATTAGACTGGCCTGAGGGTGCAACCTCGCGGGAGAGTATCAAAGCTGTAATGAAGCTTCCTAGGTTACAG AACCTTATAATGCAGCATGTGGATCATTCAGCAGGCGATCTCATCCATCTGTTGCAGGGATTACTTAGATTTGATCCCTCTGAAAGACTTACAGCCAAGGAAGCCCTTAGATATCCCTTCTTTATGAGAGATCACTTCAGGAGataa
- the LOC106768749 gene encoding serine/threonine-protein kinase AFC2 isoform X3, whose translation MTKEAIVMHDLRMIHTDLKPENILLVSPEYVKVPDYKSSSRSPSTYFKRVPKSSAIKVIDFGSTTYERDDQTYIVSTRHYRAPEVILGLGWSYPCDIWSVGCILVELCTGEALFQTHENLEHLAMMERVLGPLPQHMLKRVDRNAEKYVRRGRLDWPEGATSRESIKAVMKLPRLQNLIMQHVDHSAGDLIHLLQGLLRFDPSERLTAKEALRYPFFMRDHFRR comes from the exons ATGACAAAGGAGGCAATCG TCATGCATGATTTGCGGATGATTCATACTGACCTGAAGCCTGAAAACATATTACTAGTTTCGCCAGAGTATGTCAAAGTGCCTGACTACAAG AGTTCGTCTAGATCACCAAGTACCTATTTCAAGAGAGTTCCCAAATCTAGCGCCATAAAGGTAATTGATTTTGGCAGCACCACTTACGAACGTGATGATCAGACTTACATTGTATCAACTCGTCATTATAGAGCGCCTGAAGTTATTCTTG GACTTGGCTGGAGCTATCCATGCGATATATGGAGTGTAGGATGTATATTGGTTGAATTATGCACG GGCGAAGCATTATTTCAGACTCATGAAAATTTAGAACATCTTGCTATGATGGAAAGGGTACTTGGTCCCTTACCGCAGCACATGTTGAAGAGAGTCGA CCGAAATGCTGAGAAGTATGTTAGGAGGGGTAGATTAGACTGGCCTGAGGGTGCAACCTCGCGGGAGAGTATCAAAGCTGTAATGAAGCTTCCTAGGTTACAG AACCTTATAATGCAGCATGTGGATCATTCAGCAGGCGATCTCATCCATCTGTTGCAGGGATTACTTAGATTTGATCCCTCTGAAAGACTTACAGCCAAGGAAGCCCTTAGATATCCCTTCTTTATGAGAGATCACTTCAGGAGataa